The genomic segment TCACAATCACTACCTGCATTGCTATCACACTCACTGTCTTCACTGCCATCACACTCATTGTCTTCACTGTCACTATTGGAATCACTCTCAGAGTCGTCGGGATATGATACTTTGGGTCGGTTTGGGTTTTCCATCAAGTCATCACTGTCAGAACCACTGAGACTGTCTTTGCTGACTCTGATGTCTTGGGGAGCAATACAAAGcttgtccctctcctcctcacacagCTCCGAGAAGGCTGCAGGCCACATGCTGTTGGCCCTGATGTGTCGAATGTGGTCCTTCATCAGGATGCGAACAATTTCTGCCCGCACCTTGTTTCCTTCTGGTATGGGTTCCGTCACAACATAGTTGCCACGCTTGATCCACACGTGTTTGCGGAATTTGTGGGGCATGGAGGCCAGAAACACCTCTCCCTCAGGTGTTGTCACCTTGAAAGATACgcaacactttttttctccaaGCAATTTGTTCTTGACCTTCTACTTTACATAAATTTATAGGAGAAAGATtacaataatgattattataaaATATTATCAATAGGTACTTCATCAATCCTTTCGCCATTAGCAGTATTTTTTAAAGTACATACAATAAATCCCAGTTAAGTCGGACCTGAATAAACTGGAATATCGTATAAGTTGGGAcacttttagtatttttctttcttacgttCTATCCCAAGTGTACCtgtagacatttttttcttttgattgagTAATTCAGAGCCTCTCAGTTTATATACTGGGTAAAAAAACCTCTTAACCTCTTTCATCATCTGAGTCATATGAGGAGTTACCTAAGCCATTGGACATACATAACGGGCACATGTGCTGCAACACTACTAGGCTGCCAGGGCCAAGATCAGTGTTTACACAGCTGACAGCAAACAGTGTCTCACTTAGCTTTCACTCACTCTGTAGCccttattgttgttttgggcTTCTAAGGCCAAGGCGGTGTCTTCCATGTCTGTTAAGGATACTAAACATGCTATCAGTAGCagaggcagtggcatagtggataaggtggtgagcatgggattgggaagatgtccatgcgtaggttcgaatcccaccacacaccactttgaagctatgccatttgtcaagtggtttaaagttacctacatgtcaccatgatacccaggttctaggtggttacaccaaagatgcacttgggtagtgatatgggctctaatatgggtaccactataaataaaattgtctgcaccactaatgggcagaagcttaacAGTGTTTCCCacctatactcttcaagtatgcctacaggtgctacaggccatagaaaaaaaaaagtatctgtGTGCATTTGCCATGTATATAGTAactatttatgtaatgtattacacAGACCATTTCAACTACTATTGGTAACAAGTGtgcaaaatgtaaaaaaaaaatccctcgaGTAACTCAGATTAGACTTCCCCCAATTGGTCCGACTTGTGTGGGGGTTACTGTATGTGCTAAACTTTCTAGAGATAATTCTAAGAAACTCCAGTAAGAGCCAATCCCATCAAAGGGTTAATAATTATGAAGAGCAATGGAGGCAAGACAGGTATGTGAAGTGTGAACATGacttattgaattttttttttgtcctaaaGACCAATGGGAACAAGATTGGTGATGAATACCTGATGAAagctatttcattttttacacCATCATGAACAGCAATGGATGCAGAATTGGTACTGATATTTATATACCTGATGAAGATTATTTCCACATGGTTTCAAAACCCTGACAATGGACTGGTGTTCCTGAGGGAGGCTGAAGTCTTCATACAGTTCCCGCTCCACATGCTTCTTCTTAGTGGTGACAGACATCCTGGAAAGGAGGGAAATCTATATATCCATCCATCTAGCTATATCCTGTACCAGGCTGGCAATCCACACATGGGATGGCCCTTACAAAGTAACACACAACTTTCACATATTATAATTCATGCAATTAGTTCCATTAAAGTGTGAATGATATATGTGTtatgtggaagaggaaaaaaaataaataaataaataccattACCATAgcatagaagaaagaaatataagccACTACAGGAACCTGCACATCACAAATtgctggtatatatatatatatatatatatatatatatatatatatatatatatatatatatatatatatatatatatatatatatatatatatggagtatTTACTATACAACTTGTCTGTGATgtttcacatttttcattatgtatgtatataattagATTTTACAAGTAACTAGCTAACAATCAGTCAAAATGTATTCAAAATGTTTCTAAAGGATTCTCCCTCTACCCACAATACTCACTATTCATGAGTTTTTACCTTAATGagaaggttaggtcaggtttaaattaattaagaatatgtggaaaaagtaaagaatggcACCTCCTTTCTAATCATTGAAACAACCATGCAAGGTGATGGAGTATTTACTATACAACAtgtctgtgatgtttttaatgtgggGACGGCTTTTGTTAGGCCATAGTAATTAAATTAATATTCTGGTACCTGCAGAATCTAAGTCAACAATGATTTGTTTTTGGTATTTTTGGCTAGTGTCTGCATTTTGGTTAGGCTGAGTTAGTGTtcatggtaaggttaggttaggttaagagagTTTAGGGGGGGGTTCCGGGGGCGCAGTCCCCGGCTAGcaggttatattaggttaggataatttcaACGAAAATCATCCatgaatttttacatttttctatttttttctagtaaggtttggttaggttaggttaggatagtttaGGGGCAGCTAGCAggttattatgttaggttagaataaTTTTGGTGAAAATTATCCTAACCTTTTTACATTTCccaattccttaaaaaaacagCAGTtattgtccttagatttttttggatcatcatatctcgcctcttttggctcccctCACTAAAACCCCTGATTCTCCAGTCCCTCAAGCTTGCTGGGGCAGGTGGGGGTAgtgggatggaggaaaatgcAGAGGTCCTATTCTGTACTTTTACCAAATATGTAAAGTAAGGTAATGATTTATTTCCTGATGGTAGAAATTTATTTTCCGACATGGTGTGAAATGTTTAATTTCCAACAGGTCCTGCTTGGGAGCAGACAAAAAACCTGGCTCAGgagaaattctgcatcacctgtatGTATACTAGGGGTTCTGTGAAAATGTGGAAGgatataagtgaaaaaaaaggaggcgtAGCTATAGTGgaccattatcataattatggtAGGATATGTTACGTTagaaaattttgaaatgttACCTGAAATTCCTAGACTTTTCAACGCCCATATTTCACAGATTTCTCATTCTCCACCCAAGACCCTGATTCCCTACATGTCCTGAAGATTGTTTAAGGGATATGACCAGATGGAGATGGGGGTGCATGCAGACTTATTATATTACCCTGCTTTGCTTCCCCAGCTTTCACCGAGTAGGTTATTAGGATACTAAGGACAACTTAGCTAGACACTTCTCTACTTGTCAAAACATCGCATCTCATTATTAGACTTTTCATGAATGCTCAAATTTTCCGACATTTTACTGAAATAATGGCATGTTTTACCCTTAGGACTTTTGGATCGCCAAATTTCGTCTACTCTGGCTTCCCCACCCAAGAGGGCACTACTTTCCTGCCAAGAAGGTATTTCATATTCAATGTCACTAAACCACCCGACTTGTTCCAACTAtctaaaacaaacaacaacgagAGTCACTTTATATGCTGacaaatcactttttttttttttcttcccttgggTCTGCATCCAAAGGTCAATAGTGACATTAAACCTAAATCAGTAAATTACGCACTAAACTAGCCACGCCCATACCTTAGCAGCAAGTGTTCACGCCACACTGTGCTGAGAACATGGAAATACGTGGGAATGTGAGAGGCTGAGACAAAGTGAGGCTGAGGAAGGGCTTGGAATTAGGCAGCCACCTTGCCTCTTGACGAGTTGACGCACGAGTCACGATCAACAACATTGATACTATATatgcttttctctattttggtaTGTTATAGCATTACAACATTATATTGTTATATAAAATATAATTATATCAATTAATACCTTTCGTTTTACTTATTCATAATTATTGTTGTCGTTAAtggttattatctttatcatcactagTTATAACATTAAATGTggctcaaaaaaaaaattaaataaataaataaaaagtaaaatgcaCTCTTAAAGATTGTtgtctgtatttattttcctatattAATACAgtacttttcatctttattttcattataaccATCACCATCGTAACATGTGCATCAACGatgaaaataaacgaataaaacaTATTCTACCTATATGAACAAAAGTTGCAATATTATAAATGAATTATAGATAGATTGATCTccacataaaacaaacaaatagaaaaaatacacagTAGGTAGGTAAGGaggtaaaaagataagataaataaatactgtagtaggtaggtaggtaggtagatattttcaaaacagacaaagaaacCCCTGCAAGTAATAGCAATAAACCAACACACTAGTACACCcaaaaaatacacaacaaaagGCAGACGAACGGAAAGGCAATAGATATTAATTATTacataagaaaaggaaacagtgcGCATTCCGCCTGCCGATAGTCTTGTGTCCAGTTGCGTCATGGAGGAATACGCGAGAGAGCCGTGGTGAGTCTGCCTCTTTATTTACCTCTTGTACCTTCACATTGTCTTAACGATTAGCGGGAAAGCAGATAagatgtggtggtgggaagggagATGACATAACCGGCAAGCTCAGGTTAGATAAAGGTGAATTTGAAGTGCAGGTGACCACATTAATTATcggctttatttttatttataccagtGAGAGTAGACTAAGTTAACGTGaagcaggtgaaggagaagatatCAACGGTGAGTGTAGCTTAATCATCGGGGAGTCTCagttagaagtgagaaaaggatAGATGACTCCCAATATTTGTGTCCATCAGGTGGTGGTAATTTTGTCCAAGGCTGCTTCATTGGTTTGCCTGTACCGGTGTTCATTGGGTTTTATTCTACTTGCTAATTTTTAGGATTGATCGCAAGAGTAACGATAATTCAGGTGAGAAATTGTGATGATGAAGTCCcaggtatagtgtgtgtgtgtgtgtgtgtatttacctagttgtagttttagagCCTGGgatttacgctcgtgtggcctcgtctccatatctacatttatccaatttttctttaaaactatgcacactcgttgctgacaccacttcttcactcaaactgtgtgtgtgtgtgtgtgtttgtgtcgcaTTGTTTATGTGGAATTTTTATAGCTGATGTGAAAGTGTGAGGTGCAGAGCGACAGTGATCGGTTGTTATGTCTGTGTTCTTATTCAGACTCCTAGTTACATAACATACATTTTTGGCAAGCTTTCCAAAGGGTCTTATTGTGTATGGATGGTTTGGACTCATGTATGAGGAGATAACATTGTATAGTGGAATGGAGTAGTGGTATAATTAATATGACTGTCTGGATCAGTGTTAATGGTTAGTGCACAGTGTGATTGTGAGGTGCAGATTGGTAGTCATAGggagtttattttctctcatttaaatTCATAATTACTTAACACCTTGTTgccatttattcttattttacacCTCTTTGGCATTCTTTCAAGGTGATTTCTTGGCAGATATTGAGTTGTGATGCAGAAAGGCTGCAGTGGTATAAAATTAATAGTATTGCAGTGATATATTTAGCAGTATATAAAACCTTAGTGTAGCTTTAACATATGAACTAGTGTGGTTGAATTACAGCATGTAGTGAAATGTAAGGGGCAAATTAGCTGTCATTGGGTCTATCAGAACTTCAGGTGaattttcatttcttgctcaTCACAAGTAAGGAGACAAGAATACATTTTTGGTAGATTTCAGTGCGTTTTTAATGAATGCTAGCCATTTATGTCAGAagttggtatctctctctctctctctctctctctctctctctctctctctctctctctctctctctctctctctctctctctctatctatgtatgtatgtatatatatatatatatatatatatatatatatatatatatatatatatatatatatatatatatatatatatatatatatatatatatatacacacacacacacacacacacacacacacacacacacacacacacacacacacacacacacacacacacacacacacacacacacacacacctaacctaattgatgccaggatgaaagaagtaaaccatgaacatcaggaggtacaaaggttctttagggagatagtaaaaaagcaggaagaggaaaataaagtgattacacagagtgaaatggtaaggcactaaaggaaaatgagtatgtggtgagagatattgctgaaaagaaaaaatgtgtgatcataacaggattgagggaggaaactaacagaaactggcaggataggagggataaggaaaaagacaggattaagtctttactgaataagatctcaggagaggaagaggacctatatgctgaggtagaagaaagtgtgagattgggagcttttgaggaaggcaagaatagaccattaaaattgaaattaaagtctcaggtggcagctgaggccttgttgaggagggcttggaaacttaaggactctgaggaaaccaaaacaatttacatagaagaaatatgtcacaggatgaacgaatgaaaatgaaagagcttgtaactgaagtgaaagagaggaatgacgaaagaacagaggaggaaaagaccaagtttttttggaggatgagaaatgggaggctaaagaagtggtggataaaacaggcggaataggcattacatggaagaaagagactaggaatggaatacaagtgacttacatgaatatagatggatttctgtctaagaggctagaatgtatggattacctaagaaataatgaaccggacataatgtgtgtggttgaaacaaagctaaggcccgaaataaagctagactggtttgttgtaaaacactacaaagtatggagaaatgatagaaaaataaaggaggtggtggtataatggttcttactaaggaagatctgatagtgaaggaggtgaactatagtaagagaaatgaggaagtgataagtatgcttataacagatggcaagagggacattaatattataacagtatacataccacccagaaccagtgcttgggaatatgaacagtaccaaatggtgatgagaaatactctagacagaatgaagcaagaactcatcagaaaggatagagtgatgatagtcgggactttaattgtaaagaaatagtgtgggaagactacgaagtggtgaacggtggtgagtgggcagaggaattgttaaatgtagcaacaaataacttgatgacacagtgggtgagatcaccaacaaggtgcaggggacaagatgttgcagcaaggttggatttggtatttaccaggggcatctctctaaaagaggaaattgaacatgaatgtcccttggggaaaagcgatcatgatgtcctaagctttgagctggatacagaattaagcacgaataagattgtggaacgcagggaggaaaaattaaattatacta from the Portunus trituberculatus isolate SZX2019 chromosome 48, ASM1759143v1, whole genome shotgun sequence genome contains:
- the LOC123498839 gene encoding probable RNA-binding protein EIF1AD; its protein translation is MSVTTKKKHVERELYEDFSLPQEHQSIVRVLKPCGNNLHQVTTPEGEVFLASMPHKFRKHVWIKRGNYVVTEPIPEGNKVRAEIVRILMKDHIRHIRANSMWPAAFSELCEEERDKLCIAPQDIRVSKDSLSGSDSDDLMENPNRPKVSYPDDSESDSNSDSEDNECDGSEDSECDSNAGSDCETSRDSDKVEK